One segment of Enterobacter ludwigii DNA contains the following:
- a CDS encoding glycine zipper 2TM domain-containing protein, with amino-acid sequence MNKSMLAGIGIGVAAALGVAAVASLNVLDRGPQYAQVVSATPIKETVKTPRQECRNVSVTHRRPVQDENRIAGSVLGAVAGGVIGHQFGGGRGKDVATVVGALGGGYAGNQVQGAMQDNDTYTTTQQRCKTVYDKSEKMLGYDVTYKIGDQQGKIRMDKDPGTQIPLDGNGQLVLNNKV; translated from the coding sequence GTGAATAAATCAATGTTGGCGGGTATAGGGATTGGCGTCGCTGCTGCGTTAGGTGTGGCTGCCGTTGCCAGTCTCAACGTACTGGATCGCGGCCCACAATACGCACAGGTCGTGTCTGCTACCCCGATTAAAGAAACCGTGAAAACGCCTCGTCAGGAGTGCCGCAACGTCTCCGTGACCCATCGCCGTCCGGTACAGGATGAAAACCGTATCGCCGGTTCAGTACTGGGTGCGGTTGCCGGTGGTGTGATTGGCCATCAGTTTGGTGGTGGTCGTGGTAAAGATGTGGCGACCGTGGTCGGCGCACTGGGCGGCGGCTATGCCGGTAACCAGGTGCAGGGCGCTATGCAGGATAACGACACGTACACGACGACTCAGCAGCGCTGCAAAACCGTCTATGACAAGTCGGAGAAAATGCTGGGTTACGACGTGACGTACAAAATTGGCGATCAGCAGGGCAAGATCCGTATGGATAAAGACCCGGGCACTCAAATTCCGCTGGATGGAAACGGTCAGCTGGTACTGAATAACAAAGTGTAA
- the comR gene encoding TetR family copper-responsive transcriptional repressor ComR, translated as MTTDVTSCTKKSRGRPKVFDRDAALDKAMTLFWQHGYEATSLSDLVEATGAKAPTLYAEFTNKEGLFRAVLDRYISRFAAKHEAQLFCEEKSVEQALRDYFTTVATCFTSKDTPAGCFMINTSATLAASSKEIANTVKSRHAMQEETLSAFLSQRQQRGEIPAHCNPQMLAQYLNCILQGMSISAREGATLEKLQTITATTLKLWPELLKI; from the coding sequence ATGACAACCGACGTGACGAGTTGCACGAAGAAAAGCCGTGGCCGACCAAAAGTGTTCGACAGGGATGCTGCGCTTGATAAGGCCATGACTCTCTTCTGGCAACATGGGTATGAAGCGACCTCGCTTTCCGATCTGGTGGAAGCTACCGGTGCCAAAGCACCCACGCTGTATGCTGAATTCACCAATAAAGAGGGGCTGTTCAGGGCAGTACTGGACAGATACATTTCGCGCTTTGCGGCGAAACACGAAGCCCAGCTGTTTTGTGAAGAGAAAAGCGTCGAACAGGCGCTACGGGACTATTTCACCACCGTCGCGACCTGCTTCACCAGTAAAGATACCCCTGCGGGCTGCTTTATGATTAACACCTCTGCCACCCTTGCGGCCTCCTCAAAAGAGATTGCCAACACGGTGAAATCGCGCCATGCCATGCAGGAAGAGACGCTAAGCGCGTTCCTGTCTCAGCGCCAACAACGAGGTGAAATTCCTGCGCATTGTAATCCACAGATGCTGGCGCAATACCTGAACTGTATTTTGCAGGGTATGTCGATAAGCGCTCGTGAAGGGGCTACGCTGGAAAAACTGCAAACCATTACCGCGACCACGCTGAAACTGTGGCCTGAACTGCTCAAAATCTGA
- the bhsA gene encoding multiple stress resistance protein BhsA: protein MKNVKTLIAAAVLSSLSFASFAAVEVQSTPADQHKVGTISASAGTNLGSLEDQLAQKADEMGAKSFRITSVTGPNTLHGTAVIYK from the coding sequence ATGAAAAACGTAAAAACCCTCATCGCTGCTGCTGTTCTGAGTTCACTTTCTTTCGCAAGCTTCGCTGCTGTTGAAGTGCAATCAACCCCTGCTGACCAGCATAAAGTCGGGACTATCTCTGCTTCTGCCGGGACTAACCTGGGCTCACTGGAAGATCAGCTGGCGCAGAAAGCTGACGAGATGGGTGCAAAATCTTTCCGCATCACCTCAGTGACCGGTCCTAACACCCTGCACGGCACCGCTGTTATCTACAAATAA
- the ldtC gene encoding L,D-transpeptidase LdtC, translating to MMTSSRFTRWITVFALAATVAVALPARANTWPLPPAGSKVVGENRFHVVENNGGSLEAIAKKYNVGFLALLQANPGVDPYVPRAGSVLTIPLQTLLPDVAREGIVINLAELRLYYYPPGKNEVTVYPIGIGQLGGDTLTPTMVTTVSDKRANPTWTPTANIRARYKAQGIDLPAVVPAGPENPMGHHAIRLAAYGGVYLLHGTNADFGIGMRVSSGCIRLRDDDIKTLYSVITPGTRVNIINTPIKVSEEPGGVRLVEIHQPLSKNIGDDPQTLPINLNAAMVSFKTNVRTDGIVMERAMEARSGMPTDVTRHQDVTQQSM from the coding sequence ATGATGACCTCTTCGCGTTTTACCCGCTGGATAACCGTGTTTGCGCTGGCAGCAACGGTCGCTGTTGCGCTTCCTGCACGCGCAAATACCTGGCCACTTCCCCCTGCTGGCAGCAAGGTCGTGGGCGAAAACCGTTTTCATGTGGTTGAAAATAATGGGGGATCGCTCGAAGCGATTGCCAAAAAATATAACGTAGGCTTTCTGGCTCTGCTGCAGGCTAACCCTGGCGTCGACCCCTATGTGCCACGCGCTGGCAGCGTCCTGACCATCCCGTTGCAGACCCTTCTCCCGGATGTCGCGCGCGAAGGGATCGTGATAAACCTTGCCGAGCTGCGTCTTTACTATTACCCACCGGGTAAAAATGAAGTCACCGTTTATCCAATCGGTATTGGCCAGCTGGGCGGCGACACGCTGACCCCAACAATGGTCACCACCGTATCGGATAAACGTGCCAACCCAACCTGGACGCCAACGGCTAATATTCGTGCTCGCTATAAAGCACAGGGGATTGATTTGCCGGCTGTGGTGCCAGCGGGTCCGGAGAATCCGATGGGTCACCACGCGATCCGTCTTGCGGCCTATGGTGGCGTTTACCTTCTGCATGGAACAAATGCGGATTTCGGTATCGGGATGCGCGTCAGTTCCGGCTGTATTCGTCTGCGCGATGATGATATCAAGACGCTCTATAGCGTGATCACCCCTGGTACCCGAGTGAATATTATTAATACGCCCATTAAGGTTTCTGAGGAGCCGGGTGGCGTAAGACTGGTTGAAATTCACCAGCCGTTATCGAAAAACATTGGCGACGATCCGCAGACACTGCCAATTAATCTGAATGCCGCGATGGTGAGCTTTAAAACGAATGTCCGCACGGATGGCATCGTGATGGAGCGTGCGATGGAGGCGCGTTCCGGGATGCCCACCGATGTCACCCGGCATCAGGATGTCACCCAGCAGTCGATGTGA
- the mfd gene encoding transcription-repair coupling factor: MPEHYRYSLPVKAGDQRQLGELTGAACATLVAEIAERHPGPVVLVAPDMQNALRLHDEIRQFTDNLVFSLADWETLPYDSFSPHQEIISSRLSTLYQLPTMQRGVLIVPVNTLMQRVCPHSYLHGHALVMKKGQRLSRDALRAQLDSAGYRHVDQVMEHGEYATRGALLDLYPMGSDQPYRLDFFDDEIDSLRVFDADTQRTLEEVDSINLLPAHEFPTDKTAIELFRSQWRDRFDVKRDAEHIYQQVSKGTLPAGIEYWQPLFFNEPLPALFSYFPANTLIVNTGDIDASASRFESETRARFENRGVDPMRPLLPPEVLWLRTDELNAELKRWPRMQLKTDSLADKAANTNLAFRTLPDLSVQAQQKSPLDNLRKFLESFTGPVVFSVESEGRREALGELLGRIKIAPKRILRLSEATGNGRYLMIGSAEHGFVDTLNNLALICESDLLGERVARRRQDSRRTINPDTLIRNLAELHPGQPIVHLEHGVGRYQGMTTLEAGGIKGEYLMLTYANDAKLYVPVSSLHLISRYAGGAEDHAPLHKLGGDAWARARQKAAEKVRDVAAELLDIYAQRAAKEGFAFRHDKQQYQMFCDSFPFETTPDQAQAINAVLSDMCQPLAMDRLVCGDVGFGKTEVAMRAAFLAVENNKQVAVLVPTTLLAQQHFDNFRDRFANWPVRIEMLSRFRSTKEQSQILEQASEGKIDILIGTHKLLQSDVKWKDLGLLIVDEEHRFGVRHKERIKAMRADVDILTLTATPIPRTLNMAMSGMRDLSIIATPPARRLAVKTFVREYDNLVVREAILREVLRGGQVYYLYNDVENIQKAADRLAELVPEARIAIGHGQMRERELERVMNDFHHQRFNVLVCTTIIETGIDIPTANTIIIERADHFGLAQLHQLRGRVGRSHHQAYAWLLTPHPKAMTTDAQKRLEAIASLEDLGAGFALATHDLEIRGAGELLGEDQSGSMETIGFSLYMELLENAVDALKAGREPSLEDLTSQQTEVELRMPSLLPDDFIPDVNTRLSFYKRIASAKNENELDEIKVELIDRFGLLPDAARNLLDIARLRQQAQKLGIRKLEGNEKGGVIEFAEKNHVNPMWLIGLLQKQPQHFRLDGPTRLKFTQELTDRKNRMEWVRHFMRQLEENAVA, encoded by the coding sequence ATGCCTGAACACTATCGATATTCCTTGCCTGTCAAAGCGGGCGATCAGCGCCAGCTGGGCGAACTTACTGGCGCGGCGTGCGCCACGCTGGTGGCAGAAATCGCTGAGCGACACCCGGGTCCGGTGGTACTGGTTGCCCCGGATATGCAAAATGCCCTGCGCCTGCATGATGAAATCCGCCAGTTCACTGACAATCTGGTGTTCAGTCTGGCCGACTGGGAAACGCTGCCATATGACAGTTTCTCGCCGCACCAGGAGATCATCTCCTCTCGTCTGTCGACCCTGTATCAGTTACCGACGATGCAGCGCGGCGTGCTGATCGTCCCCGTAAACACCCTTATGCAGCGCGTCTGTCCGCACAGCTATCTTCATGGCCATGCGCTGGTGATGAAAAAAGGCCAGCGCCTGTCCCGGGACGCCCTGCGCGCGCAGCTCGACAGCGCCGGTTATCGCCATGTCGATCAGGTGATGGAGCACGGGGAATATGCCACGCGTGGTGCACTGCTCGATCTTTACCCGATGGGCAGCGACCAGCCGTATCGTCTGGATTTCTTCGATGATGAAATCGACAGCCTGCGCGTATTCGACGCCGACACGCAGCGCACGCTGGAAGAAGTGGACTCCATCAATTTACTACCCGCACATGAGTTCCCGACAGACAAAACCGCAATCGAGCTGTTCCGCAGCCAGTGGCGCGACAGATTCGACGTCAAACGCGATGCCGAACATATCTATCAGCAGGTCAGCAAAGGGACGCTGCCGGCGGGTATTGAATACTGGCAGCCGCTGTTCTTTAACGAGCCTCTGCCCGCGCTGTTCAGCTATTTCCCGGCCAATACGCTGATTGTTAACACCGGTGATATCGACGCCAGCGCCAGCCGTTTTGAGAGCGAAACCCGCGCCCGCTTTGAAAACCGGGGCGTGGACCCGATGCGTCCGCTGTTGCCACCGGAGGTGCTGTGGCTGCGCACTGATGAGCTGAACGCCGAGCTGAAACGCTGGCCGCGTATGCAGCTCAAAACCGATTCGCTCGCCGACAAGGCCGCCAATACCAACCTCGCCTTCCGCACGCTACCGGATTTATCCGTTCAGGCGCAGCAGAAGTCGCCGCTGGATAATCTGCGCAAGTTCCTCGAATCCTTTACCGGGCCGGTCGTGTTCTCCGTTGAAAGCGAAGGCCGCCGGGAAGCGCTGGGTGAACTGCTGGGGCGGATCAAAATTGCCCCGAAACGTATTTTGCGCCTGAGTGAAGCCACCGGTAATGGCCGTTATCTGATGATTGGCTCCGCCGAGCACGGGTTTGTGGATACCCTCAACAATCTGGCGCTGATTTGCGAAAGCGACCTGCTGGGGGAACGCGTGGCGCGCCGCCGTCAGGACAGCCGTCGCACCATTAATCCGGACACGTTGATCCGTAACCTCGCCGAACTGCACCCCGGCCAGCCGATTGTTCACCTCGAGCACGGGGTTGGCCGTTATCAGGGCATGACGACGCTGGAAGCCGGTGGCATCAAGGGCGAATACCTGATGCTGACCTACGCCAATGACGCCAAACTCTATGTGCCGGTCTCCTCACTGCATCTCATCAGCCGCTATGCTGGCGGTGCAGAAGATCATGCGCCATTACATAAACTGGGCGGCGACGCCTGGGCGCGCGCGCGGCAGAAAGCCGCGGAAAAAGTGCGTGATGTGGCGGCAGAACTGCTGGATATCTACGCCCAACGCGCGGCCAAAGAAGGCTTTGCCTTCAGGCATGATAAACAACAGTACCAGATGTTCTGCGATAGCTTCCCGTTTGAAACCACGCCGGATCAGGCCCAGGCCATTAATGCTGTGCTGAGCGACATGTGCCAGCCGCTGGCGATGGACAGGCTGGTTTGCGGCGATGTCGGCTTCGGCAAAACCGAAGTGGCGATGCGCGCCGCCTTCCTCGCGGTAGAAAACAACAAACAGGTCGCGGTGCTGGTGCCTACCACCCTGCTCGCCCAGCAGCATTTTGACAACTTCCGTGACCGTTTCGCCAACTGGCCGGTTCGTATTGAGATGCTGTCACGTTTTCGCAGTACCAAAGAGCAGTCGCAGATTCTGGAACAGGCCAGCGAGGGTAAGATCGATATTCTGATCGGCACCCACAAGCTGCTGCAGAGTGATGTGAAGTGGAAAGATCTGGGGCTGTTGATCGTCGATGAAGAACACCGCTTCGGGGTCCGTCATAAAGAGCGTATTAAAGCGATGCGTGCCGACGTCGATATCCTCACCCTGACCGCCACACCGATTCCGCGAACGCTGAATATGGCGATGAGCGGCATGCGCGACCTGTCGATTATCGCCACGCCGCCGGCACGTCGTCTGGCGGTAAAAACCTTTGTTCGTGAGTACGACAACCTGGTCGTCCGCGAGGCTATTCTGCGTGAAGTACTGCGCGGGGGACAGGTCTATTATCTCTATAACGACGTGGAGAATATCCAGAAAGCGGCGGACAGGCTGGCAGAACTGGTGCCGGAAGCGCGCATCGCTATCGGTCACGGTCAAATGCGCGAGCGCGAGCTGGAGCGGGTGATGAACGATTTCCACCACCAGCGCTTTAACGTCCTGGTGTGTACCACCATCATTGAGACCGGGATCGATATTCCAACGGCCAATACCATCATTATTGAGCGCGCGGATCACTTTGGACTGGCGCAGCTTCACCAGCTGCGTGGCCGCGTTGGCCGCTCGCACCATCAGGCCTACGCCTGGCTGCTGACCCCGCATCCGAAAGCGATGACCACCGATGCGCAAAAACGTCTGGAGGCTATCGCATCGCTGGAAGATCTGGGCGCGGGCTTCGCGCTGGCGACACACGACCTTGAGATCCGCGGTGCAGGTGAACTTCTGGGCGAAGACCAGAGCGGCTCGATGGAAACCATCGGCTTCTCGCTCTATATGGAGCTGCTGGAAAATGCGGTCGATGCCCTGAAGGCCGGACGTGAGCCATCGCTGGAAGATCTGACCAGCCAGCAGACTGAGGTGGAACTGCGCATGCCTTCCCTGCTACCGGATGATTTTATTCCGGATGTGAACACGCGTCTGTCGTTCTACAAACGTATCGCCAGTGCGAAAAATGAGAACGAACTGGATGAAATTAAGGTAGAGCTGATCGATCGCTTTGGCCTGTTGCCGGATGCCGCGAGAAACCTGCTGGATATTGCGAGGCTGCGCCAGCAGGCACAGAAGCTGGGCATTCGTAAGCTCGAAGGCAATGAAAAAGGTGGCGTGATTGAATTTGCCGAGAAGAATCACGTTAATCCGATGTGGCTAATCGGTCTGCTCCAGAAACAGCCGCAGCATTTCCGTCTGGATGGTCCAACGCGTCTGAAATTTACGCAGGAGCTGACGGATCGTAAAAACCGGATGGAGTGGGTTCGTCACTTTATGCGTCAGCTGGAAGAGAACGCTGTCGCATAA
- a CDS encoding acyltransferase family protein, protein MKQKALWINQIKGLCICLVVIYHSVITFYPHLNGLQHPLSGLLAKCWVYFNLYLAPFRMPVFFFISGYLIRRYIDEVDWRTSLDKRIWSIVWVLALWGVLQWQALSHLNAWLAPERELATSSNAAYADSLSGFVKGMLTASTSLWYLYALVVYFTLCKLLSRWKLPVLGLLALASVAINFLPLPWWGMNSVVRNMIYYSLGAWYGAELMAWMKGFNLRRAWLALGAFAAVSVVLWFANVPLLLSLLSIVLIMKLFYSIEQRYAVHPNNLLNVIGSNTIAIYTTHRILIEAFSLFLIGEMNAAYWPVWAELTLILVYPFASLLLCTVAGLGVRKVSTALFGDVFFSPPSTLSPSSASR, encoded by the coding sequence ATGAAGCAAAAAGCATTATGGATTAACCAGATAAAAGGGCTGTGTATCTGCCTGGTGGTTATCTACCATTCAGTCATCACCTTTTATCCCCATCTCAATGGGTTACAACATCCGTTATCCGGTCTTCTCGCCAAATGTTGGGTCTATTTTAATCTCTATCTTGCTCCCTTCCGCATGCCGGTGTTTTTCTTCATTTCCGGCTATCTGATTCGACGTTACATCGATGAGGTGGACTGGCGTACCAGTCTCGATAAACGGATCTGGAGCATTGTCTGGGTGCTGGCGCTGTGGGGCGTTCTGCAATGGCAGGCGCTGAGCCACCTCAACGCCTGGCTTGCTCCCGAGCGTGAACTGGCCACTTCCTCCAATGCGGCCTATGCCGATTCCCTTTCCGGGTTTGTGAAGGGAATGCTCACCGCCAGCACCAGTCTCTGGTATCTGTATGCCCTGGTGGTCTATTTCACGCTGTGTAAACTGCTGAGCCGCTGGAAGCTGCCGGTACTGGGGCTGCTGGCACTGGCGAGCGTCGCGATAAACTTCCTGCCGCTGCCGTGGTGGGGAATGAACAGCGTGGTGCGCAACATGATCTACTACAGCCTCGGCGCGTGGTATGGCGCTGAGCTGATGGCGTGGATGAAAGGGTTCAATCTTCGTCGCGCCTGGCTGGCGTTAGGCGCCTTCGCTGCCGTCTCTGTGGTGCTGTGGTTTGCTAACGTCCCGCTGCTGCTCTCCCTGCTGTCGATTGTGTTGATCATGAAGCTTTTCTACAGCATTGAGCAACGTTATGCCGTCCATCCTAATAATCTGCTTAACGTGATCGGTTCTAATACCATCGCGATTTATACCACCCATCGCATCCTGATTGAGGCCTTTAGCCTGTTCCTGATTGGTGAGATGAATGCCGCATACTGGCCGGTCTGGGCGGAGCTGACGTTGATTCTGGTCTACCCGTTTGCCAGCCTGTTGCTCTGCACCGTTGCCGGGCTTGGGGTGCGAAAGGTCTCCACCGCACTGTTTGGTGATGTGTTCTTCTCCCCGCCTTCCACGCTTTCTCCGTCATCGGCCAGCCGCTGA
- the lolC gene encoding lipoprotein-releasing ABC transporter permease subunit LolC, with protein MYQPVALFIGLRYMRGRAADRFGRFVSWLSTIGITLGVMALVTVLSVMNGFERELQNNILGLMPQAILSSTNGSVNPQQLPESAAKLQGVTRVAPLTTGDVVLQSARSVAVGVMLGIDPAQNDPLTPFLVNVKQTDLEAGKYNVILGEQLAGQLGVNRGDQLRVMVPSASQFTPMGRLPSQRLFTVVGTFAANSEVDGYQMLVNIQDASRLMRYPAGNITGWRLWLDAPLKVDTLSQQTLPEGTKWQDWRERKGELFQAVRMEKNMMGLLLSLIVAVAAFNIITSLGLMVMEKQGEVAILQTQGLTPRQIMAVFMVQGASAGIIGALLGAALGALLASQLNNLMPIIGALLDGAALPVAIEPLQVIGIALAAMAIALLSTLYPSWRAAATQPAEALRYE; from the coding sequence ATGTACCAACCTGTCGCACTCTTCATAGGCTTACGTTACATGCGTGGGCGCGCCGCGGACCGCTTCGGTCGTTTTGTCTCCTGGCTTTCGACTATTGGCATTACGCTTGGCGTAATGGCTCTGGTGACGGTTCTCTCCGTCATGAACGGCTTTGAGCGCGAGCTGCAAAACAACATCCTGGGGCTGATGCCGCAGGCTATCCTCTCCTCAACCAACGGTTCCGTTAACCCACAACAGCTCCCGGAAAGCGCGGCGAAGTTACAGGGTGTCACGCGCGTTGCGCCGTTAACCACGGGCGATGTGGTGCTGCAAAGCGCCCGTAGCGTGGCGGTCGGCGTGATGCTGGGCATTGACCCGGCGCAAAACGACCCGCTGACGCCGTTCCTCGTGAACGTGAAGCAGACCGACCTGGAAGCCGGCAAATATAACGTGATCCTCGGCGAGCAACTGGCCGGGCAGCTTGGCGTCAACCGTGGCGACCAGCTGCGCGTAATGGTACCGTCGGCCAGTCAGTTTACGCCGATGGGACGTTTGCCAAGCCAGCGCTTGTTCACGGTGGTTGGCACGTTTGCCGCCAACAGCGAAGTCGATGGTTATCAGATGCTGGTGAATATTCAGGACGCGTCACGTCTGATGCGCTATCCGGCGGGGAATATCACCGGCTGGCGCCTGTGGCTCGACGCCCCGCTAAAAGTGGATACCCTCAGCCAGCAAACGTTGCCGGAAGGGACCAAATGGCAGGACTGGCGTGAACGCAAGGGCGAGCTGTTCCAGGCCGTGCGGATGGAAAAAAATATGATGGGGCTGCTGCTGAGCCTGATCGTGGCGGTCGCGGCCTTCAACATCATCACCTCACTGGGGTTGATGGTGATGGAAAAGCAGGGTGAGGTCGCCATTCTGCAGACTCAGGGGCTAACGCCGCGCCAGATCATGGCGGTATTTATGGTGCAGGGTGCCAGTGCCGGGATTATCGGTGCGCTACTCGGTGCGGCGCTGGGGGCGCTGCTCGCCAGCCAGCTTAACAATTTAATGCCGATCATCGGCGCTCTGCTTGATGGTGCGGCGCTGCCCGTGGCTATCGAACCGTTACAGGTGATTGGAATTGCGCTGGCTGCGATGGCCATTGCGCTGCTTTCTACGCTTTATCCTTCCTGGCGCGCTGCCGCCACTCAACCCGCTGAGGCTTTACGTTATGAATAA
- the lolD gene encoding lipoprotein-releasing ABC transporter ATP-binding protein LolD, which yields MNKILLQCDNLSKRYQEGTVQTDVLHNVSFSVGEGEMMAIVGSSGSGKSTLLHLLGGLDTPTSGDVIFSGQPMSKMSSAAKAELRNRELGFIYQFHHLLPDFTALENVAMPLLIGKKKPAEITTRASDMLKAVGLGHRGNHRPSELSGGERQRVAIARALVNNPRLVLADEPTGNLDARNADSIFQLLGELNASQGTAFLVVTHDLQLAKRMGRQLEMRDGHLNPELTLMGAE from the coding sequence ATGAATAAGATCCTGTTGCAATGCGACAACCTGTCCAAACGCTATCAGGAAGGCACTGTGCAGACTGACGTGTTGCACAATGTGAGCTTCAGCGTGGGCGAAGGTGAGATGATGGCGATTGTGGGCAGTTCCGGCTCCGGGAAAAGTACGTTATTACACCTGCTCGGTGGGCTGGATACACCCACCAGCGGTGACGTGATTTTCTCCGGCCAGCCGATGAGCAAAATGTCATCTGCGGCAAAAGCGGAGCTGCGTAACCGCGAGCTGGGCTTTATCTACCAGTTTCACCACCTGCTGCCGGATTTCACGGCGCTGGAAAACGTGGCGATGCCGCTGCTGATTGGTAAAAAGAAACCCGCAGAAATTACTACCCGCGCCAGCGATATGCTGAAAGCGGTTGGGCTTGGGCATCGCGGTAACCATCGTCCTTCTGAACTTTCCGGCGGTGAACGCCAGCGTGTGGCCATTGCGCGTGCGCTGGTCAACAATCCGCGCCTGGTACTGGCGGATGAGCCAACGGGTAACCTGGACGCCCGCAACGCGGACAGTATTTTCCAGCTGCTGGGTGAGTTGAATGCCTCGCAGGGAACCGCGTTTCTGGTGGTAACCCACGATCTCCAGCTGGCAAAACGGATGGGACGTCAGCTTGAGATGCGCGACGGTCATCTGAACCCAGAACTGACCCTGATGGGGGCGGAGTAA
- the lolE gene encoding lipoprotein-releasing ABC transporter permease subunit LolE: MASPLSLLIGLRFSRGRRRGGMVSLISVISTIGIALGVAVLIVGLSAMNGFERELNNRILAVVPHGEIEPVNQPWTHWSDALSKIEKVPGIVAAAPYINFTGLVESGVNLRAIQVKGVNPVQEERLSALPKYVQNGAWANFKAGEQQIIMGKGVAEALKVKQGDWVSIMIPNASADHKLQQPKRVRLHVTGILQLSGQLDHSFAMVPMEDARQYLDMADSVTGIAIKVNDVFNANKLVRDAGSVTNNYVYIKSWIGTYGYMYRDIQMIRAIMYLAMVLVIGVACFNIVSTLVMAVKDKSGDIAVLRTLGAKDGLIRAIFVWYGLLAGLFGSLCGVVIGVVVSLQLTPIINGIEALIGHQFLSGDIYFIDFLPSELHWLDVFYVLVTALLLSLLASWYPARRASRIDPARVLSGQ; this comes from the coding sequence ATGGCTTCACCGTTATCGTTACTCATAGGGTTGCGTTTTAGCCGCGGACGTCGTCGCGGCGGCATGGTGTCACTGATCTCGGTGATCTCCACCATCGGTATTGCGCTGGGAGTGGCGGTGCTGATCGTGGGCCTTAGCGCCATGAACGGCTTTGAGCGTGAACTGAATAACCGCATCCTGGCGGTGGTCCCGCACGGTGAAATCGAACCGGTGAATCAGCCGTGGACGCACTGGAGCGATGCCCTGAGCAAAATCGAAAAAGTGCCAGGCATCGTGGCGGCCGCACCTTACATTAACTTTACCGGGCTGGTCGAGAGCGGCGTTAACCTGCGCGCCATTCAGGTCAAAGGGGTGAACCCGGTGCAGGAAGAGCGCCTCAGCGCGTTGCCGAAATATGTGCAAAACGGCGCGTGGGCAAACTTTAAGGCCGGTGAACAGCAAATTATTATGGGCAAAGGCGTTGCCGAGGCCCTGAAGGTTAAGCAGGGCGACTGGGTCTCTATCATGATCCCGAACGCCAGTGCCGACCACAAGCTGCAGCAGCCTAAACGCGTACGTCTGCACGTCACCGGTATTCTTCAGTTAAGCGGCCAGCTCGATCACAGCTTTGCGATGGTGCCGATGGAAGACGCGCGCCAGTATCTCGACATGGCCGACAGCGTGACGGGTATTGCCATTAAGGTCAACGACGTCTTCAACGCCAATAAGCTGGTGCGTGATGCCGGCAGCGTGACCAATAACTATGTCTACATCAAAAGCTGGATTGGCACTTACGGTTATATGTACCGTGATATCCAGATGATCCGCGCCATTATGTATCTGGCGATGGTGCTGGTGATTGGGGTCGCGTGCTTTAATATCGTTTCGACGCTGGTGATGGCGGTCAAAGACAAGAGCGGCGACATCGCCGTCCTGCGTACCCTGGGGGCAAAAGACGGTCTTATTCGCGCCATCTTTGTCTGGTACGGTCTGCTGGCTGGGCTGTTCGGGAGCCTCTGCGGCGTGGTGATTGGCGTGGTGGTTTCTCTGCAGCTGACGCCAATTATCAATGGCATCGAGGCGCTTATTGGCCACCAGTTCCTGTCAGGTGATATCTATTTTATTGACTTCCTGCCGTCTGAATTGCACTGGCTGGACGTTTTTTATGTGCTGGTAACGGCACTTTTACTGAGTCTGCTGGCAAGCTGGTATCCGGCGCGTCGCGCAAGCCGAATTGATCCGGCGAGGGTATTAAGTGGCCAGTAA